The Martelella sp. AD-3 genome includes a region encoding these proteins:
- a CDS encoding murein L,D-transpeptidase has protein sequence MTKDLDRKTPTNKTVSRRRFIAGAAGVLAMPHLASAQSAVDALINTPGRGNWDDQFDAFTSRAPASVSSNQPILGPNAPANLMQAIAQYQQIVTSGGWPQVHPNVPLQFGVYDPSVQQLRQRLIVSGDLPRSAGISDSYDSYVQGAVRRFQARHGLSETGYIDEYTLKALNVSARVRLAQLETNLTRVEDLGSDLGERYVLVNIPAAYCEAVEQDSVALRNVAIVGRPSRPTPILNSKIFEIIFNPPWTVPRSIIQKDIMPLMREDPNYLVDNKIRLYDNKGNEVDPMTIDWNAEKAPNLTFRQDPGPNSAMASTKINFHNKHAVYMHDTPSQSLFNDIVRFESSGCVRIENVRDLDVWLLKNTPGWDRQHIEQTIHAGISTPVNLADPVPNHFVYITAWSAKDGVVQFRDDIYNLDGAPELALQTTSGIE, from the coding sequence ATGACAAAAGACCTGGACCGGAAAACGCCTACCAATAAAACTGTGTCGCGCCGTCGCTTCATCGCCGGCGCCGCCGGTGTGCTGGCGATGCCGCATCTGGCCTCGGCGCAATCGGCTGTCGACGCGCTGATCAATACGCCTGGACGCGGCAACTGGGATGACCAGTTCGATGCCTTCACATCGCGCGCGCCGGCCAGCGTCAGTTCCAACCAGCCGATCCTCGGACCGAACGCGCCGGCAAACCTGATGCAGGCGATTGCCCAGTATCAGCAGATCGTCACCAGCGGCGGCTGGCCGCAGGTGCATCCCAACGTGCCGCTTCAGTTCGGCGTCTACGACCCTTCCGTCCAGCAACTGCGCCAGCGGTTGATCGTTTCCGGCGACCTGCCGCGCTCGGCGGGCATTTCGGACTCCTATGATTCCTACGTCCAGGGCGCCGTGCGCCGCTTTCAGGCGCGTCACGGCCTGTCCGAGACCGGCTATATCGACGAATACACGCTGAAGGCGCTCAATGTCAGCGCCCGCGTCCGCCTTGCGCAGCTGGAGACGAACCTGACGCGCGTGGAGGATCTCGGCTCCGACCTCGGCGAGCGCTATGTTCTGGTCAATATCCCGGCCGCCTATTGCGAGGCCGTGGAACAGGACAGCGTGGCGCTGCGCAATGTCGCCATTGTCGGCCGGCCTTCGCGCCCGACGCCGATTCTCAATTCCAAGATTTTCGAGATCATCTTCAATCCGCCCTGGACCGTCCCGCGCTCGATCATCCAGAAGGATATCATGCCGCTGATGCGCGAGGATCCGAACTACCTGGTCGACAACAAGATCCGGCTCTACGACAACAAGGGCAACGAAGTCGATCCGATGACGATCGACTGGAACGCGGAGAAGGCGCCGAACCTGACCTTCCGACAGGATCCGGGCCCCAACAGCGCCATGGCCTCGACCAAGATCAACTTCCACAACAAGCATGCCGTCTACATGCACGACACGCCGAGCCAGTCGCTGTTCAACGACATCGTACGCTTCGAATCGTCGGGCTGCGTCCGTATCGAGAACGTCCGCGACCTTGATGTCTGGCTGTTGAAGAACACGCCCGGCTGGGATCGTCAGCATATCGAGCAGACCATCCATGCCGGCATTTCCACGCCGGTGAACCTTGCCGATCCGGTGCCGAACCATTTCGTCTACATCACGGCGTGGTCGGCCAAGGACGGGGTCGTTCAGTTCCGCGATGATATCTACAATCTCGACGGCGCGCCGGAACTGGCGCTGCAGACGACCAGCGGCATCGAATAG
- a CDS encoding TetR/AcrR family transcriptional regulator, translating to MARPRKEQQIEIEKAAITATIDLLTTSAAEDISLARIAKEIGCSAPALYTHFASKNALLKAVHDAGFVMMLDQKLATAARHRSDPIARLWEGGLAYLQFAFENPNLYRLMFDPPKEAGLSGSPFESDVGARCLGVLVQAVRACQVAGYLPEAEAGKTAFLLWSTVHGAAMLTLLDRAPVLADEDSRDAAISAVDSLMRFLISTGPQTPPAANA from the coding sequence ATGGCGCGGCCCCGCAAGGAACAGCAGATCGAAATCGAGAAGGCGGCGATCACCGCGACCATCGATCTTTTGACGACATCGGCGGCCGAAGACATCTCGCTCGCCCGGATCGCGAAGGAAATCGGCTGCAGCGCGCCGGCGCTCTACACGCATTTTGCCAGCAAGAACGCGCTCCTGAAGGCCGTGCACGACGCGGGATTCGTGATGATGCTCGACCAGAAGCTCGCGACGGCGGCGCGCCACCGCAGCGACCCGATCGCCCGGTTATGGGAGGGTGGCCTGGCCTATCTGCAGTTCGCCTTTGAAAACCCGAACCTTTACCGTCTGATGTTCGATCCGCCGAAGGAAGCCGGTCTTTCCGGCAGTCCTTTTGAGAGCGATGTCGGCGCGCGCTGCCTCGGCGTTCTGGTCCAGGCTGTAAGGGCCTGCCAGGTGGCCGGCTATCTGCCGGAGGCCGAGGCCGGAAAGACAGCCTTCCTGCTTTGGTCGACCGTCCACGGCGCGGCAATGCTCACCCTTCTGGATCGCGCACCGGTTCTTGCCGACGAAGATTCCCGCGACGCCGCAATCTCGGCTGTCGATTCACTCATGCGTTTCCTGATTTCCACCGGCCCTCAAACACCCCCGGCCGCCAACGCCTAG
- the nusB gene encoding transcription antitermination factor NusB, translated as MTTEKTANQRGAARLAAVQALYQMDLAGTALADVLAEYEVYRLGKEIDGDVYLKADPAWFRAIVSGVVKDQKSLDPKIADAISEGWTLSRLDSTLRAILRAGVFEIVKKPDVPTAVIVTEYVEIATAFFEGDEGKLVNAVLDRIARRERAEKKA; from the coding sequence ATGACGACCGAGAAGACTGCAAACCAGCGGGGCGCCGCCCGCCTTGCCGCCGTTCAGGCGCTTTACCAGATGGATCTCGCCGGCACGGCGCTTGCCGATGTGCTCGCCGAGTACGAGGTCTATCGTCTGGGCAAGGAAATCGACGGCGACGTTTACCTGAAGGCTGATCCCGCCTGGTTCCGCGCGATCGTCAGCGGCGTCGTGAAGGACCAGAAGTCGCTCGATCCGAAGATCGCGGATGCGATTTCGGAAGGCTGGACGCTGTCGCGACTTGATTCGACGCTGCGCGCCATACTGCGCGCCGGCGTCTTCGAGATCGTGAAAAAGCCGGATGTCCCGACCGCCGTCATCGTCACCGAATATGTCGAGATCGCCACTGCCTTTTTCGAGGGCGACGAGGGCAAGCTCGTCAACGCCGTGCTCGACAGGATCGCCCGGCGGGAGCGGGCTGAAAAAAAGGCCTGA
- the nrdR gene encoding transcriptional regulator NrdR has translation MRCPFCNSPDTQVKDSRPAEDNTSIRRRRVCPDCGGRFTTFERVQLRELVVIKKNGRKVPFDRDKLVRSFEIALRKRPVERERIERAVSGIVRRLESAGEPEIQSEEIGLLVLEALKNLDDVAFVRFASVYRDFSTTEDFEEIIAEFSAKLARDTETSEI, from the coding sequence ATGCGCTGCCCGTTCTGCAATTCGCCTGATACCCAGGTCAAGGATTCGCGCCCGGCGGAGGACAATACGTCCATCCGCCGCAGGCGCGTCTGTCCCGATTGCGGCGGGCGCTTCACAACCTTCGAACGCGTGCAACTGCGCGAACTCGTCGTCATCAAGAAGAACGGCCGCAAGGTGCCCTTCGACCGCGACAAGCTGGTGCGTTCCTTCGAGATCGCGCTGAGGAAGCGGCCGGTCGAGCGCGAGCGCATCGAACGCGCCGTGTCCGGCATCGTCCGTCGGCTGGAAAGTGCCGGCGAACCCGAAATCCAGTCCGAGGAAATCGGGCTTCTGGTGCTCGAGGCGCTGAAGAACCTCGATGACGTTGCCTTCGTGCGCTTCGCCTCGGTCTATCGCGACTTCTCGACAACGGAAGATTTCGAGGAGATCATCGCCGAGTTCTCGGCCAAGCTCGCGCGCGATACCGAGACCAGCGAGATCTGA
- a CDS encoding DUF6544 family protein gives MFTRILKYSAAGLAVLVAALIAWIGISHVVTAREVAGHAQSVRAIAAKARFPQPSDAQMQALPAPVKRYFDFAIKDVDPTLTVVSVAEEGMFRRPLTEGFGPTEAEQTISLSSPALLFTATTPIAPGIDARVYDFFADGEMEMRAKLASTLTVVDEKASPELNRISLRRWLLESPLFPVALLPGGPVRWEPIDENSALATVSGFGLEASMIAKFREDGSLASFDATEDGDLTTPYHGSGEHSERGDYRLVAGMMIPHTFLVARAGDERVEPFWKGRVTAISFE, from the coding sequence GTGTTCACGCGTATCCTGAAATATTCCGCAGCTGGACTCGCCGTCCTCGTCGCCGCGCTGATCGCCTGGATCGGGATTTCACATGTCGTCACCGCGCGCGAGGTCGCCGGCCATGCGCAGAGCGTTCGGGCAATCGCCGCCAAAGCCCGTTTTCCCCAGCCATCCGATGCGCAGATGCAAGCCCTCCCCGCGCCGGTGAAACGTTATTTCGACTTTGCCATAAAGGATGTCGATCCGACCCTGACAGTCGTTTCCGTGGCCGAGGAAGGGATGTTTCGCAGGCCACTGACGGAGGGGTTTGGGCCGACAGAGGCAGAGCAGACGATTTCGCTGTCTAGCCCGGCCCTGCTTTTCACGGCGACCACCCCTATCGCTCCGGGGATAGACGCGCGCGTCTACGACTTCTTTGCCGACGGCGAGATGGAAATGCGCGCGAAACTCGCCTCGACACTGACCGTCGTCGACGAAAAGGCCTCTCCGGAACTCAACCGGATCTCGCTGAGGCGCTGGCTCCTGGAAAGCCCGCTCTTTCCCGTGGCCTTGCTGCCCGGAGGGCCGGTGCGCTGGGAGCCCATCGATGAAAACAGCGCGCTCGCAACGGTTTCCGGCTTCGGACTTGAGGCAAGCATGATTGCCAAATTCCGCGAGGATGGCAGCCTCGCAAGCTTCGATGCCACCGAGGACGGCGATCTGACCACGCCCTATCACGGTTCCGGCGAACATTCGGAACGCGGCGACTACCGCCTTGTCGCTGGCATGATGATCCCCCACACCTTCCTCGTCGCCCGTGCCGGCGATGAGCGGGTCGAGCCATTCTGGAAAGGCCGCGTAACCGCAATCAGCTTCGAATGA
- the glyA gene encoding serine hydroxymethyltransferase yields MTSQTVFTETFFNRTLADTDPEIFDAIGKELGRQRHEIELIASENIVSRAVLEAQGSIMTNKYAEGYPGKRYYGGCQFVDIAEELAIERAKKLFGVEFANVQPNSGSQMNQAVFLALLQPGDTFMGLDLNSGGHLTHGSPVNMSGKWFDVVSYGVSRDDNLIDMDEVARKAEEHKPKLIIAGGTAYSRIWDWKRFREIADSVGAYLMVDMAHIAGLVAGGVHPSPCPHAHVVTTTTHKSLRGPRGGMVLTNDPDIAKKINSAVFPGLQGGPLMHVIAAKAVAFGEALQPEFKAYAEQVVKNSRALAASLMEGGLDVVSGGTDNHSMLVDLRPKNATGKRAEAALGRAYITCNKNGIPFDPEKPFVTSGVRLGTPAGTTRGFTEAEFAEIGKLIVEVLDGLKEANSDEGNAAVEKAVRGKVVALTERFPMYGYMG; encoded by the coding sequence ATGACTAGCCAGACAGTGTTTACCGAGACCTTCTTCAACCGCACGCTCGCCGACACCGATCCGGAAATCTTCGACGCGATCGGCAAGGAGCTCGGTCGCCAGCGTCATGAAATCGAGCTGATCGCCTCGGAAAACATCGTCTCGCGCGCCGTGCTCGAGGCGCAGGGTTCGATCATGACCAACAAATATGCCGAGGGCTATCCGGGCAAGCGCTACTATGGCGGCTGCCAGTTCGTCGACATTGCCGAGGAACTGGCGATTGAGCGCGCCAAGAAGCTGTTCGGCGTCGAATTCGCCAATGTGCAGCCGAATTCCGGCTCCCAGATGAACCAGGCCGTCTTTCTCGCATTGCTGCAGCCCGGCGATACCTTCATGGGCCTCGACCTCAATTCCGGCGGTCACCTGACCCACGGGTCGCCCGTCAACATGTCGGGCAAGTGGTTCGATGTCGTTTCCTACGGCGTGTCGCGCGACGATAATCTGATCGATATGGACGAGGTCGCCAGGAAGGCCGAGGAGCACAAGCCGAAGCTGATCATCGCCGGCGGCACGGCCTATTCGCGCATATGGGATTGGAAGCGCTTCCGCGAGATCGCCGATTCCGTCGGCGCCTATCTGATGGTCGACATGGCCCATATCGCAGGGCTTGTTGCCGGTGGGGTGCATCCCTCGCCGTGCCCGCATGCGCATGTTGTCACGACGACGACGCACAAGTCGCTCCGCGGCCCGCGCGGCGGCATGGTGCTGACCAATGATCCCGACATCGCCAAGAAGATCAATTCCGCCGTCTTCCCCGGCCTTCAGGGCGGCCCGCTGATGCATGTGATCGCCGCCAAAGCGGTGGCCTTCGGCGAGGCGCTGCAGCCGGAGTTCAAGGCCTATGCCGAGCAGGTGGTCAAGAATTCCCGCGCGCTCGCCGCCTCGCTGATGGAAGGCGGGCTTGATGTGGTTTCCGGCGGAACCGACAATCACTCCATGCTGGTCGACCTTCGGCCGAAGAACGCCACCGGCAAGCGCGCGGAAGCCGCCCTTGGCCGCGCCTACATCACCTGCAACAAGAACGGCATTCCCTTCGATCCGGAAAAGCCCTTCGTCACCTCGGGCGTCCGTCTCGGCACGCCTGCCGGCACCACGCGCGGCTTCACCGAGGCCGAATTCGCCGAAATCGGCAAGCTGATCGTCGAGGTTCTGGACGGTCTGAAGGAAGCCAATTCGGATGAGGGCAATGCAGCGGTCGAAAAGGCCGTGCGCGGAAAGGTCGTCGCGCTGACCGAACGCTTCCCGATGTATGGCTATATGGGCTGA